GTACGGGCGCAGCAAATGAGATATCCCTCGACCACACAGGTCACCCTATCGTTTCCAAACTGCGTGACTGCTATAATGCGGCCGTTCATCAGGGGAAACAAGGTCAGATACCGCTTTGGGCGGCAGGTGGTCTTGGTCAGAACTGGAACCTCGCAGCGGACGCCTTTAAGATGATCGCACTCGGTGCGAACGGCGTCTTCACAGGTAAACTGATGCTTCAGCTTGCAGGCTGTGTAGGCAACGACCACGGGAAATGCAACGCATGCAACACCGGGCTCTGTCCTGTGGGCATATGCACACAAAACCCTTCTCTTGTTAAAAGGCTGGATATTGACAAAGTTGCTGAAGCGATAGTCAACTATTTCATCGCCACTGACTACGAGCTTAAAAAGATGCTCGCTCCTATCGGCAACAGCTCACTACCTGTGGGGCGTTCAGACTGCCTCATAGCAGAAGACAAGGCAGTTGCAGACAGACTGAACATCCAGTACAGCTGTTAAGGAGGGGAAAGATATGGCTAATAAAACAGTAAAAATAGACGGTATTATAGACGGAAAAAGGATCTCCACTCAAAAGCTCCTTCATAACATATACGACAAGCTGGACGAAGGGGTTACAGAGTTTGATGTAATCGCATCTGGTCAGCACAATATCGGCGGCTCACTCTGGAACGCTGATGGAAAGACACTTAAATTTAAAGTGAAAAATCCTGGTCAGCGTGTGGGCTCTATGGGTATGCACGGCACAGAAATAGAGATCGAAGGCTCCGCCCCTGCGGATGTGGGCTGGCTTAACGCTGGTGCAAACATCGTGCTCAAAGGTGACGGCGGCGACACAACTGCACACTGCGCGGCAACAGGCAATATTTATGTCGCAGGGCGCACGGGAACACGTTCCGGTGCGCTGATGAAAGACGATCCTAAATTCCCTGCCCCAGAGTTCTGGGTGCTGAAAAGTACAGGATCATTCAGCTTTGAATTTATGGGCGGAGGCATAGGCATAATCTGCGGTCTCGGCTGCGAAGAGCTTGATTCTGTCATGGGAGACAGAAGCTGCGTCGGCATGGTGGGCGGTACAGTTTACTTCAGAGGTAAAGCAAAAGGGCTCTCAAAAGATGTATGGGTTATGGATCTTGACGCCAGTGATAAAGAATTTCTCACTCAGGGTCTGCCTGTATTCCTTGAAAAGATAGATAAGAAAGACGCTCTTAAAACACTCGCAGACATGAGCCAGTGGAAAAAAGTTGTCGCCAAGACATACGAAGAGCGCAAGATGAAGTCCCTGATGTCCATCAATGATTTCCGCATGGAAAGATGGGTCGAGGGGGGGATATTCGGTGACCTGATAGAGGAAGATTATTATGTTGCCGAATATGTCGAGACAGATAAACTCAGGCTGAAATACCCGGAATGGCAAAATGCACACTATTCTGCACCGTGTGAGTTCAACTGCCCTATATTTATCCCCACACAAAAACGTATCGCACTGCTTCGGCAGAACAAGTTGCAGGAAGCACTTGAGCTTGTTTTAGACTACAGCCCTTTCCCTGCTTCTGTCTGCGGTCAGGTCTGCCCTAATCTTTGTCAGGATATATGTTCACGTAAGCATATAGATATCCCTGTGAAGATAAAAGAACTTGGTCAGCTCTCCAAACAGGTTATAGCTAAAGGCTTTGATGTTAAACAGAAAAAAGAGAAAATAGCAATCATAGGTTCCGGCGGTGCAGGTCTTACTGCCGCATGGCATCTGCGTAAAATGGGTTATCAGGTGGAGGTATTCGAGCAGGACAGCGTCATAGGCGGCAAACTGAAACAGGTTATACCAACAGAGCGTCTTGCTGCTGATATACTCAAAACTGAGATAAAAAGGATACTGGACACTGGTGTTGAAGTGCATACAGAAACACTTGTCGACAAAAATAAATTTAAAGAGATAACTGCAAGCTTCGACGCTGTTGTTGTCGCTGTGGGTGCACACGTTCCGGTTGTAATTCCATTTGAAGGGCATGAAAAACTGGTCAAAGGACTCGACTTCCTCAAAGAAGTAAACAAGGGACTCAAACCAGAAGTCGGCGAAAAAGTTGTAGTTATAGGTGCGGGTAACGCCGCAATGGATGTTGTTATCGGTGCTTACGAAATGGGCGCCAAAGAAGTTACAGCTATAGACATCCAGAAACCGGCAGCCTTTGAAAATGAAATAGAACACGCTAAAAAACTTGGCGCAAAAATACTCTGGCCACGCTATACGGAAAAAGTCACTGACGAAGGTGTTCTGCTTAAAGACGGCACAATGATCGAAGCTGATACTGTTATCATCTCTATCGGTGACAGACCTAACTTCGAGTTTCTCGACCGGAACTGGCTAAACGAAAAGGGACTTGTGAAGATGAACGAGTATCTCCAGTGCGAAGGCGACGAAAAAGTTTTCATCACTGGCGACGCTATCAAGCAAGGACTTTTCACACACGCTCTCGGTGACGGACGCAAAGCGGCTATCAACATAGACAGAATGATCTCAGGACGTAAACTAGACAACTTCGAGAAAGCTCCTGTCATCCCGCAGGACAAAATAAAAGATGAATATTATCACCCCCTGAACGCCACCCGTGTGGCTGAGATGGAAGCAGGCGATGAGACCACACGCTGCATGAGCTGCGGTTTCTGCCGTGACTGTTCCTTCTGCCTGGAAGTCTGCCCGGAACAGGCAATCACCAGAACAGAAAATCCAGACGGTACTTTCGAATATCTGTCCAACCCGTCAAAATGTATCGGGTGCGGAATATGCGCCGGTGTCTGCCCTTGCGGAGTATGGACAATGCACGAAATGGTTGACAAGCTTATGGAGTCCTAACGGGACGGCAGCAACACAGTGAAAGTCGTTTGTTAATCTTTCTGGCTCCACAAACCGCTTTTCTCTTCATCACGGGAAGCGAAGTAGCCATGACTTTTTTACAAATCAATAGCTAGATAATAAGCCCGCTCATCTGAGTGGGCTTTTGCTTTAATGGTTCTGTCACTCAAAATCTGCTGTTTATTCCAGCAAAGCACCTATTAATCCACAATGAAAACACATTTAAAGTTTAATTTTAAAATCATCTGGTAGAATTAATATATAAACAATCATTGAAATGAGGTTACTATTATGAGATCTTTAAGCCTAAAATTCAAAATCAGCTTCATTGCTGCTTTGGTTTTCGCATTCACTCTTATTGTTGTTATTTCATCAAGTTATTTTGGTTCTAAAAAAATCGTACAAAGGGGTGTTCAGAACCAATTTACAGCATATGCCGACGAAACAAGAAATTTCATCGACAGCTGGCTTGAAAGTAAAATACACGAAATGAACGTATCCGCTAATACAATTTTAGATAATATCTCTGATGAAGATAAGCTGATAAAACAGATGAAGCTAATCTCTGATGTCGGAAATTACGATTTGATATACCTTGGGATTGAAGCTGACGGGAAGTTTTTAGCAAGCACCCCTACCAGCCTGCCGGATAATTTTGACCCTAGAACCAGACCGTGGTATCAATCAGCAGTTGCTTCAGAAGATGTAATAATCACAAAACCTTATATAAATGCAAGTGACGGGGCAATGGTGATATCCTTTGCCAAAGCTGTCAAACAAGATGGTAACGTACTTGGGGTTGTTGCATGCGATCTGAATATTGAAAATCTTCGTAAAAACATACTCAATAAAATATACGGTGAAACAGGGTATACATTTATCACCAACAAATCAGGGCTTATTATCATACACCCTGATGAACAATTTATCCTGAAAAAGAATAAAAGAATATAAATGAACTGAACAATAATAACGATAAAATAACATCTTCATGGGAAAGCAGCAACCATGGTTCTCTCGCCTTTGGAGATGGTCAGGTGATTTATTACAGCAAGCTAACGAATAATGACTGGGTAATTAATGTCGCTTTTAATAACAATGAAGTATTTAAAGACATCAATGCCCTCCTGTGGCAGATGACACTTATAGCTGCCATATTCCTTTCTGTTGGAGTGACAGTTCTTGTAATTGTAATCAGAACATCTCTTAGACCGCTTGATAAACTTCTGGTAAGACTCAACGAAATAGCCCATGGAGAGGGCGACCTCACAAAAGAACTTGAGATAAACAGGACTGATGAGCTGGGGCAAGTCGCAGAACTTTTCAACACTTTCATCAGAAGCATTAAAAATGTACTGATAGAAGTCAGCAACTCTGCCAACAGTGTTTGCAGTTCGAGTGAAAACCTTACAAACAATGTGGATTCCATAGCAAGAGGTCTGGATGAACAGACTAATGAAACAGTCGATCTGGCATCGGCAGTGGAAGAAATGAATACAACAGTATCCCAGATCGCTCAGAACTCTGTAGAAACATCAACTCAGGCTAAAAACACAATGGTTAAGGCTAATGAAGGTTACAGCTCAGTTACCGAAACTATCAAAACTATGAACAGTATAGCCGATAGAGTCAAGCACTCCGCAAGCGTCATCGACAAGCTTGGAAAATCAACTGAAGATATAGGAGATATCATAAATGTTATCAATGACATAGCTGACCAAACAAACCTTCTTGCACTTAATGCTGCTATCGAAGCTGCAAGAGCCGGGGAAGCCGGAAGAGGATTCGCCGTCGTGGCAGATGAGGTTCGTAAACTTGCAGAAAGAACGCAATCAGC
This window of the Denitrovibrio acetiphilus DSM 12809 genome carries:
- a CDS encoding cache domain-containing protein, producing MRSLSLKFKISFIAALVFAFTLIVVISSSYFGSKKIVQRGVQNQFTAYADETRNFIDSWLESKIHEMNVSANTILDNISDEDKLIKQMKLISDVGNYDLIYLGIEADGKFLASTPTSLPDNFDPRTRPWYQSAVASEDVIITKPYINASDGAMVISFAKAVKQDGNVLGVVACDLNIENLRKNILNKIYGETGYTFITNKSGLIIIHPDEQFILKKNKRI
- a CDS encoding methyl-accepting chemotaxis protein; translated protein: MIYYSKLTNNDWVINVAFNNNEVFKDINALLWQMTLIAAIFLSVGVTVLVIVIRTSLRPLDKLLVRLNEIAHGEGDLTKELEINRTDELGQVAELFNTFIRSIKNVLIEVSNSANSVCSSSENLTNNVDSIARGLDEQTNETVDLASAVEEMNTTVSQIAQNSVETSTQAKNTMVKANEGYSSVTETIKTMNSIADRVKHSASVIDKLGKSTEDIGDIINVINDIADQTNLLALNAAIEAARAGEAGRGFAVVADEVRKLAERTQSATGEIAEMIKNLQHESVEATRQISGGVEEVAKGTKVGDQTGVRLKEILEFNNLTTDMINQIATAAEQQSIATNEINNSINEITSITESNNDQLQGINEATKEMNKVAEILKEKISHFKLQ
- a CDS encoding FAD-dependent oxidoreductase, whose product is MANKTVKIDGIIDGKRISTQKLLHNIYDKLDEGVTEFDVIASGQHNIGGSLWNADGKTLKFKVKNPGQRVGSMGMHGTEIEIEGSAPADVGWLNAGANIVLKGDGGDTTAHCAATGNIYVAGRTGTRSGALMKDDPKFPAPEFWVLKSTGSFSFEFMGGGIGIICGLGCEELDSVMGDRSCVGMVGGTVYFRGKAKGLSKDVWVMDLDASDKEFLTQGLPVFLEKIDKKDALKTLADMSQWKKVVAKTYEERKMKSLMSINDFRMERWVEGGIFGDLIEEDYYVAEYVETDKLRLKYPEWQNAHYSAPCEFNCPIFIPTQKRIALLRQNKLQEALELVLDYSPFPASVCGQVCPNLCQDICSRKHIDIPVKIKELGQLSKQVIAKGFDVKQKKEKIAIIGSGGAGLTAAWHLRKMGYQVEVFEQDSVIGGKLKQVIPTERLAADILKTEIKRILDTGVEVHTETLVDKNKFKEITASFDAVVVAVGAHVPVVIPFEGHEKLVKGLDFLKEVNKGLKPEVGEKVVVIGAGNAAMDVVIGAYEMGAKEVTAIDIQKPAAFENEIEHAKKLGAKILWPRYTEKVTDEGVLLKDGTMIEADTVIISIGDRPNFEFLDRNWLNEKGLVKMNEYLQCEGDEKVFITGDAIKQGLFTHALGDGRKAAINIDRMISGRKLDNFEKAPVIPQDKIKDEYYHPLNATRVAEMEAGDETTRCMSCGFCRDCSFCLEVCPEQAITRTENPDGTFEYLSNPSKCIGCGICAGVCPCGVWTMHEMVDKLMES